A stretch of Nyctibius grandis isolate bNycGra1 chromosome 24, bNycGra1.pri, whole genome shotgun sequence DNA encodes these proteins:
- the WDTC1 gene encoding WD and tetratricopeptide repeats protein 1: MLGCTAALPIASFRLPHCKKMAKANITRDIIHRQIKERGALGFERHYHVTDPFIRRLGLEAELQGHSGCVNCLEWNEKGDLLASGSDDQHTIVWDPLHHKKLLSMHTGHTANIFSVKFLPHSGDRILITGAADSKVHVHDLTVKETIHMFGDHTNRVKRIATAPMWPNTFWSAAEDGLIRQYDLRENSKRSEVLIDLTEYCGQLVEAKCLTVNPQDNNYLAVGASGPFVRLYDIRMIHNHRKSMKQSPSAGVHTFCDRQKPLPDGAAQYYVAGHLPVKLPDYNNRLRVLVATYVTFSPDGTELLVNMGGEQVYLFDLTYKQRPYTFLLPKKCHTSGEVQNGKTSTNGVSNGIHLHSNGFRLSEGRAHVSPQVELPPYLERIKQQANEAFACQLWTQAIQLYSKAVQKAPNNAMLYGNRAAAYMKRKWDGDHYDALRDCLKAISLNPCHLKAHFRLARCLFELKYVAEALECLDDFKGKFPEQAHSSACDALDRDINAALFSKSDNAEDKKGGGPIRLRATGRKDSISEDEMVLRERSYDYKFRYCGHCNTTTDIKEANFFGSNAQYIVSGSDDGSFFIWEKETTNLVRVLQGDESIVNCLQPHPSYCFLATSGIDPVVRLWNPRPESETLNGRVVVDMEGASQANQRRMNADPLEVMLLNMGYRITGLTSGGAGGSDDEDSSEGQVQCRPS; this comes from the exons GAGAGAGGTGCGCTGGGCTTCGAACGACACTACCACGTCACCGATCCGTTCATTCGACGCCTGGGCCTAGAAGCAGAATTGCAG GGTCACTCTGGGTGTGTCAACTGTCTAGAATGGAATGAAAAAGGAGA cTTGTTGGCCTCTGGCTCTGATGACCAGCATACCATTGTCTGGGATCCTCTGCACCACAAGAAACTCCTTTCTATGCACACGGGACATACTGCAAACATCTTTTCTGTCAAG TTCTTGCCACATTCAGGGGATCGGATCCTCATCACGGGAGCTGCAGATTCCAAGGTGCATGTCCATGACTTGACTGTCAAGGAGACCATCCACATGTTTGGAGATCACACCAACAGAGTTAAGCGGATTGCCACGGCTCCCATGTGGCCTAACACCTTCTGGAGTGCAGCAGAAGACGGGCTAATCAG ACAGTACGACCTGCGAGAGAACAGCAAACGTTCAGAAGTCCTGATAGACCTGACAGAGTACTGCGGGCAGCTGGTGGAGGCCAAATGCCTGACGGTCAACCCCCAAGATAACAACTACTTAGCAGTGGGGGCAAGTGGACCCTTTGTGCGGCTCTACGACATACGCATGATCCACAACCACAG AAAAAGCATGAAGCAGAGTCCTTCAGCTGGAGTACACACGTTCTGCGACCGGCAGAAACCCCTCCCGGACGGTGCGGCACAGTACTACGTGGCAG GGCACCTTCCAGTGAAGCTTCCGGACTACAACAACCGACTGAGAGTTCTGGTGGCCACCTACGTCACCTTCAGTCCTGATGGCACTGAGCTCTTAGTCAACATGGGAGGGGAGCAG GTCTATTTGTTTGATCTAACATACAAACAGCGACCATACACTTTTCTCCTCCCAAAGAAGTGCCATACTTCAGGGG AAGTGCAGAATGGAAAAACCTCTACCAATGGAGTGTCGAATGGCATCCATCTCCACAGCAATGGCTTCCGCTTGTCTGAAGGAAGAGCACATGTGAG tCCCCAAGTGGAGTTACCTCCATATCTGGAGAGAATCAAGCAGCAAGCCAACGAGGCCTTTGCTTGCCAGCTGTGGACTCAAGCCATCCAGCTCTACAGCAAAGCAGTCCAGAAAGCCCCCAACAATGCCATGCTGTATGGAAACAGAGCTGCTGCCTACATGAAGCGCAAATG GGATGGGGACCATTATGATGCTTTAAGAGACTGCTTGAAGGCCATATCCTTGAATCCGTGCCACCTGAAGGCCCATTTCCGTCTTGCCCGCTGTCTCTTTGAACTCAAGTATGTGGCAGAAGCACTGGAGTGTCTGGATGACTTTAAAGGGAAGTTCCCAGAACAAGCACATAGCAGTGCCTGCGATGCACTAGACAGAGACATCAATGCAGCCCTCTTCTCCAAGAGTGATAATG CTGAAGACAAGAAAGGGGGTGGCCCCATCCGGCTGCGAGCCACAGGCCGCAAGGATTCCATCTCAGAGGATGAGATGGTGCTGAGGGAGCGCAGCTACGACTACAAATTCCGATATTGTGGCCACTGTAACACTACTACAGACATCAAAGAGGCCAATTTCTTTGGCAG CAATGCACAGTACATAGTCAGTGGGTCAGATGATGGCTCCTTCTTCATCTGGGAGAAAGAAACCACCAACCTTGTTAGAGTGCTGCAGGGAGACGAGTCGATTGTGAATTGTCTCCAGCCTCATCCCAGTTACTGCTTCCTGGCTACCAGCGGCATTGACCCAGTTGTACGACTGTGGAACCCTAGGCCGGAG AGTGAAACCCTTAATGGCCGTGTGGTGGTAGACATGGAAGGTGCTTCCCAAGCCAACCAGAGACGGATGAATGCAGACCCGCTGGAGGTGATGTTGCTGAACATGGGGTACCGGATTACAGGACTGACCAGTGGTGGGGCTGGAGGCTCAGATGATGAAGACAGCTCAGAGGGGCAAGTCCAGTGCCGGCCCAGCTAA